In a single window of the Bacteroidota bacterium genome:
- a CDS encoding DUF2309 domain-containing protein encodes MKSHTEDHNAALHHAGAANGTAFDEHEVLHRLKHYLPAQSPLKDFVHHNTLHAFQDRKFEEGIREASEIFGYKVSLMLDEYRSAYKKGQIRADIFEKVIQLHPDGTAPADWRHRMLEKQYGPQPKPLVGRLRNVWRTRYHLDLDTLVHPLLFRILCSYLDQGVSIWDFPAQETTFLGAIRELERNAFSSFFKTKRARQLLKEGKCSIQDLLTIIVGKDTSLYEQYLFDLQFAHQGWSGLVAQVEDHPESLLDYKPISLHDLIHFELLLEIDALDGHFGSKWKPLESIEDLPREDLFDHRAASEFQIVLARWQEAFEWSYYDSILAAVKYSEKSTADLTRPPRFQAMFCIDDRECSLRRYIEAEAPDCETFGTAGFFGVEFFFQPEGGKFYTKLCPAPVTPKYLIKEFGSQSHRKKDIHLSKRSHSLGQGWLIAQTLGFWSAFRLFLNIARPSMGPAMTYAFQHHDRLANLTIENTDPNHTENGLQVGFSIDEMVTRVEGLLRSIGLIDNFAPLVYVVGHGSSSINNPHYAAYDCGACSGRPGSVNARVVCHMANHEAVRRELAERGIVIPAQTRFVGALHDTCRDEIEFFDEALLSPQLIQMHEEHVAMFERALDGNAKERSRRLELIDSHKNAHFIHERIKARSVSLFEPRPELNHATNALCVVGHRSLTKHLFLDRRSFMNSYNYRQDPEGKYLFGILKAVAPVCGGINLEYFFSRVDNQKLGAGSKLPHNVMGLIGVANGADGDLRPGLPSQMIEIHDPVRLLVIVEHYPQVVLNTIQQHAETYEWFLNEWVHLVAYHPTEGELYQFKNGHFEHYSPLCDHVDSIQQIVPILEDATDNIPVYQLKTK; translated from the coding sequence ATGAAATCTCACACTGAAGACCACAACGCCGCCTTGCACCATGCAGGCGCTGCGAATGGAACTGCATTCGATGAACATGAGGTCCTGCATCGGCTCAAGCACTACCTTCCAGCGCAAAGTCCACTCAAGGACTTCGTGCACCACAACACGTTGCATGCTTTTCAAGACCGGAAATTTGAGGAAGGAATCCGCGAGGCCTCCGAAATATTCGGTTACAAGGTGTCTTTGATGCTCGACGAATACCGCTCTGCTTACAAAAAAGGGCAGATTCGGGCCGACATATTTGAGAAAGTGATCCAACTGCATCCGGATGGCACCGCTCCTGCGGATTGGCGCCACCGCATGTTGGAAAAACAATACGGACCCCAACCCAAACCATTGGTTGGCCGGTTGCGGAACGTTTGGCGTACCCGCTATCACTTGGACCTCGACACATTGGTACACCCGCTCCTTTTCCGGATTCTTTGCAGCTACTTGGATCAGGGCGTGTCCATCTGGGATTTTCCAGCACAGGAAACGACCTTTTTGGGTGCCATCCGAGAATTGGAACGCAATGCCTTTTCTAGTTTTTTCAAAACCAAACGTGCCCGGCAGCTTCTCAAGGAAGGAAAATGCAGCATTCAAGACTTGTTGACGATCATCGTCGGCAAGGACACAAGCTTGTATGAGCAATATTTGTTTGACCTTCAATTTGCGCATCAAGGCTGGTCTGGACTTGTCGCACAGGTCGAAGATCACCCTGAATCGTTGCTGGACTACAAACCGATCAGTTTGCACGACTTGATCCATTTTGAATTGCTTTTGGAGATCGACGCGTTGGATGGTCATTTTGGAAGTAAATGGAAGCCTTTGGAATCCATTGAAGACCTGCCGCGAGAGGATCTTTTTGACCATCGAGCGGCCTCAGAATTCCAGATTGTGCTCGCGCGCTGGCAAGAGGCCTTTGAATGGAGCTACTACGACAGCATTTTGGCCGCCGTCAAGTACTCAGAGAAATCGACCGCCGATTTGACCAGACCACCTCGTTTTCAGGCGATGTTTTGCATCGATGACCGCGAATGTTCGCTGCGGCGGTACATCGAAGCGGAAGCTCCTGATTGCGAGACCTTCGGAACCGCAGGCTTTTTTGGCGTCGAATTCTTCTTCCAGCCTGAAGGAGGCAAATTTTATACAAAACTTTGCCCCGCACCCGTTACGCCAAAGTACCTGATCAAGGAATTCGGTTCGCAGTCCCACCGCAAAAAGGACATTCATCTCTCCAAACGTAGCCATTCGCTTGGGCAGGGTTGGTTGATCGCCCAGACCCTTGGATTCTGGTCTGCTTTCCGGTTGTTTTTGAACATTGCGCGCCCGAGCATGGGTCCCGCGATGACCTACGCCTTCCAACATCACGACCGGTTGGCCAACTTGACCATCGAAAATACCGATCCCAACCACACGGAAAATGGTCTGCAAGTCGGGTTTTCCATTGATGAAATGGTGACGCGGGTCGAAGGTTTGTTGCGCAGTATCGGTCTGATCGACAATTTTGCTCCGCTTGTGTATGTCGTTGGACATGGCTCGAGCAGCATCAACAATCCGCATTACGCTGCCTATGACTGCGGTGCCTGCTCGGGGCGGCCCGGTTCGGTGAATGCGCGTGTCGTTTGCCACATGGCCAATCACGAGGCAGTCAGGCGGGAACTTGCCGAACGTGGCATTGTGATACCCGCACAAACGCGGTTTGTCGGCGCATTGCACGATACCTGCCGTGATGAAATCGAGTTTTTTGACGAGGCTTTGCTTTCTCCGCAGCTGATTCAGATGCATGAGGAGCATGTCGCAATGTTTGAACGGGCTTTGGATGGAAATGCCAAGGAGCGCTCGCGCCGATTGGAACTGATTGATTCCCATAAGAATGCGCATTTCATTCATGAACGGATCAAGGCGAGATCGGTTTCCCTCTTTGAACCGAGACCGGAATTGAACCATGCAACGAATGCCCTTTGTGTGGTGGGCCATCGGTCCCTGACAAAACACCTGTTTTTGGATCGCCGGTCGTTCATGAATTCCTACAACTACCGTCAGGATCCTGAAGGAAAGTATCTTTTTGGCATTTTGAAAGCGGTCGCGCCGGTATGTGGCGGTATCAATCTGGAGTATTTCTTTTCCAGGGTCGACAATCAGAAGCTTGGAGCAGGCAGCAAGCTTCCTCACAATGTGATGGGCTTGATCGGCGTCGCCAACGGCGCGGATGGAGATTTACGACCTGGATTACCGAGTCAAATGATTGAAATTCACGATCCGGTGCGGTTATTGGTGATTGTTGAGCATTACCCGCAGGTTGTTTTGAATACCATCCAGCAGCATGCAGAGACCTACGAATGGTTTCTCAATGAATGGGTCCATTTGGTTGCCTACCATCCCACCGAGGGCGAATTGTACCAATTCAAGAATGGACATTTCGAGCACTATTCTCCGCTTTGTGACCACGTAGATAGCATCCAGCAAATTGTACCGATACTTGAAGATGCGACCGATAACATTCCTGTATATCAATTAAAAACAAAATGA